The window GCCCAAGAGCTCGTAGCCGATGGCGGTGAGGCCCTTCGCCTCCAGGGCCTCCAAAACCCCGGACTCCGCCGCCGCCAGGTGCAAAAAGCCCAGGAGGACCGTTCCGGGGCGCAGGAGGGCGATCTCCTCGAGGCTGGGCCGCCCCACCCTTAAGACCACCTCCCCCCGGCGGTAGGCCTCCTCCTGGGTGTAGACGATGCGCGCCCCGGCGCGCTCGTACTCCTCGTCGGGGAAGCCCGCCCCTTCCCCGGCCCCCCGCTCCACGAAGACCCGGTGCCCCAGGGCCACAAGCTCCCGCACCCCTTGGGGGGTGAGGGCCACCCGCCTTTCCCGCACCTCCTCCCCCGCCCAGGGGGGTAGGGCCCTGAGGGCCCCGCGCTCTTTCGGCAGGCTAAAGTCCATACCTCCTTGAGCTTACGCCCTACCGAAGGGCCACTTGTCCCTAGGGGGGCCTTTGGGTAGGCTTCTCCCCATGGAGGCCTTCGCGGACTGGCTCTTTGTGGTCCTTTGGGCCCTTGGGGTCCTCCTCACCTTCCTGCCCTTCGTGCCCGCCACCTTGGTGGTCCTTCTGGCTGCGCTTCTCCACGAGCTTTTGGTGGGCTTCCGCGAGCTTTCCTTGGGCCTTTGGCTCGGCCTCCTGGCCCTGGGCCTTTTTGCCATGGCCCTGGACAACCTGGCGGCCCTCCTTGGGGCCAGGCGCTACGGGGCCGGCCGGGCGGGGCTATGGGGGGCCTTCCTCGGGGGGCTTTTGGGCCTCTTCTTTGGGGTTTTGGGGGTGCTCCTCCTGCCCTTTTTGCTGGCCTGGCTCTTTGAGTGGCTTTCGGGAAGGAGGCCGGAGGAGGCCCTACGGGCCGCCTGGGGCACGTTGGTGGGCCTCATGGGGGGGATGGTGGGGAAGGCCCTTTTGCACCTAG of the Thermus oshimai DSM 12092 genome contains:
- a CDS encoding DUF456 family protein; protein product: MEAFADWLFVVLWALGVLLTFLPFVPATLVVLLAALLHELLVGFRELSLGLWLGLLALGLFAMALDNLAALLGARRYGAGRAGLWGAFLGGLLGLFFGVLGVLLLPFLLAWLFEWLSGRRPEEALRAAWGTLVGLMGGMVGKALLHLAMGLLVLRAIF